The following proteins are co-located in the Purpureocillium takamizusanense chromosome 10, complete sequence genome:
- a CDS encoding uncharacterized protein (EggNog:ENOG503P32T~COG:S) gives MNSTTGRAGVIRARDDAGNMDKLAHAILDDVLYNVLSDLVMKTHREEKTARANTAAIRVEKLASDASDTSVPDAKPDVRVETDAAIYEDGKVLLKGNPLQTTQDILCPKCHLPRLLYPTDGKGARKPDPAVIYCKKHPYIDKPGCDIYGQSWVAPGPGRGKKKKDMEKKDGTDSPATPEQRPPNVLSFPSATCSKCKRCILVTRLNNHMGSCIGNSGRNASRAAAQKINNGGSQHDSTPPSSQKATPAPASRASSPRKRDASDDDGADSDNSHKKKKLKPSTSMTKKVIIKSKPMLKKEKSKGASQLSQEQKLNDSDTPHLTPRKGTPKLAHKDGSPLKKVKAAKPVTSSPVSKNGREPDGESESSGTLSSPPGK, from the exons ATGAACTCTACCACGGGGCGGGCCGGCGTCATCCGCGCCCGTGATGATGCAGGCAACATGGACAAGCTG GCCCatgccatcctcgacgatgTCCTCTACAACGTCCTGTCCGACCTGGTCATGAAGACGCATCGCGAAGAGAAGACGGCCCGCGCCAACACGGCCGCCATCCGCGTCGAAAAgctcgccagcgacgcctcGGACACCTCCGTCCCCGACGCAAAGCCCGACGTCCGCGTCGAaaccgacgccgccatctaTGAAGACGGCAAGGTCCTCCTCAAGGGAAACCCCCTCCAGACGACCCAAGACATTCTCTGCCCCAAATGCCACCTCCCACGGCTATTATACCCgaccgacggcaagggcgcccGGAAACCCGACCCGGCCGTCATCTACTGCAAGAAGCACCCTTATATAGATAAGCCCGGCTGCGACATCTACGGTCAGAGCTGGGTCGCCCCGGGGCCCGGCcgcggcaagaagaagaaggatatggagaagaaggacgGCACCGACTCGCCCGCCACTCCCGAACAGCGACCCCCCAACGTCCTCTCGTTCCCCTCGGCCACCTGCAGCAAGTGCAAGCGCTGCATCCTCGTCACCCGACTCAACAACCACATGGGCTCGTGCATCGGCAATAGCGGCCGCAACGCCAgtcgtgccgccgcgcaaaAGATCAACAACGGAGGCTCACAGCacgactcgacgccgccctcgtctcaAAAGGCCACACCCGCCCCAGCCTCCCGGGCCTCGAGCCCGCGGAAGCGCGATGccagcgatgacgacggcgccgactcggacaACAGccacaagaagaagaagctcaagcCCTCGACCAGTATGACAAAGAAGGTCATCATCAAGAGCAAACCGATGCTGAAGAAGGAAAAGTCCAAGGGCGCCTCACAGCTGAGCCAAGAGCAGAAGCTCAACGACTCCGACACGCCACACCTGACCCCCCGCAAGGGCACACCCAAGCTGGCCCACAAGGACGGCAGCCCGTTAAAAAAGGTTaaggcggccaagcccgTGACGAGTTCACCGGTGTCCAAGAACGGGCGGGAACCGGATGGCGAGTCGGAATCATCAGGCActttgtcgtcgccgcccggcaAATGA
- the cyp1 gene encoding Peptidylprolyl isomerase (EggNog:ENOG503P1TP~COG:O), with product MTTDVVLDTTMGSITLELYTSHAPKTCNNFATLVRRGYYTSTVFHRIIPNFMVQGGDPTGTGRGGASIYGDRFEDEIDPALKHTGAGVLSMANAGPDTNGSQFFITLAPTPWLDGKHTIFGRVKSGLATVKRMGLVPTGPEDRPVEDVKIVQARVVEGENEI from the exons ATGACGACTGACGTGGTCCTCGACACTACCATG GGCTCCATCACGCTCGAGCTCTACACCTCGCACGCGCCCAAGACGTGCAACAACTTCGCGACGCTCGTCCGGCGCGGCTACTACACGTCCACCGTCTTCCACCGCATCATCCCCAACTTCATGGTGCAAGGGGGCGACCCCACGGGcacgggccgcggcggcgcctccatcTACGGCGACCgcttcgaggacgagatCGACCCGGCGCTCAAGCacacgggcgccggcgtcctcaGCATGGCCAACGCCGGGCCCGACACCAACGGCTCCCAGTTCTTCATCACCCTCGCCCCCACCCCCTGGCTCGACGGCAAGCACACCATCTTTGGCCGCGTCAAGTCCGGGCTCGCCACCGTCAAGCGCATGGGGCTCGTCCCCACGGGGCCCGAGGACAGGCCCGTCGAGGATGTCAAGATTGTGCAGGCCCGCGTCGTGGAGGGCGAGAATGAGATTTAG
- a CDS encoding uncharacterized protein (TransMembrane:9 (o49-67i109-127o147-168i258-275o281-298i305-329o349-367i451-473o479-497i)~COG:S~MEROPS:MER0014430~EggNog:ENOG503NZ14~BUSCO:EOG09263S2P) yields the protein MSTNATAGGMGPGEGILDGVNATLNGNGTDSASSAFSLLRDLDFMMLELKLVTGAMGIIYLGAHAALRRPPSASPAKSKRSRGDGREDEGEDEDEDEDRFSQGLELTDAIVFPLVAGVILVGLYYLIQWLKDPAMLNRILRWYMSTMSIASLLTLYAHAMELATSFVFPRYWRARDGVLRKVVQRARAVALCDDVGNVVEGRNAATESNPLPGLLAVLAWSDGAKSAAWELRSLLTRHWVVRFFVHGVVGKQKAKIKFAHMMSLLLALATALVYFSTSSPLLSNMLGYGMCYGSFLVLSPTDFLIGSLVLTGLFFYDIYMVFFTPYMVTVATKLDVPIKLTFQAVTRKSILGLGDIVIPGMVIGWALRLDLWMYYLRKVKYESTDLKIVEKDAVSGELVTRSETKHREIKPRYVNVKAWWGEKLWTRGTLFVTGARQVPADLAAVSFPKTYFYASMVGYALGMMATLAMLIVFKQGQPALLYLVPGVLGSLVVTALARGEMRDMWTYTEDGTLDTADVVVDLDGEGRAIKRIGKLENGVVDTTKEDAGGDAKDGKSSDKAKDGKPSDATERGGRGRKGHRVFLLSVDAPSDGEYED from the exons ATGTCGACCAACGCAACCGCCGGTGGCATGGGCCCGGGCGAgggcatcctcgacggcgtcaacgctaccctcaacggcaacggcaccgactccgcctcgtccgccttTAGCCTcctgcgcgacctcgacTTCATGATGCTCGAGCTCAAGCTTGTCACCGGCGCTATGGGAATCATCTACCTCGGCGCGCATGCCGCTctgcgtcgcccgccctcggcctcccCCGCCAAGTCCAAGAGgtcccgcggcgacggccgtgaggacgagggcgaggatgaggatgaggacgaagatCGCTTCTCGCAGGGCCTTGAGCTcaccgacgccatcgtctttccgctcgtcgccggcgtcatcctcgtcggcctgtACTACCTCATCCAGTGGCTCAAGGACCCGGCCATGCTCAACAGGATCCTGCGCTGGTACATGTCCACCATGTCCATCGCCAGCTTGCTGACGCTGTACGCCCACGCCATGGAGCTCGCCACCTCCTTTGTCTTCCCCCGCTACTGGCGCGCCCGGGACGGTGTCCTGAGAAAAGTCGTGCAGCGCGCTCGGGCCGTCGCGCTGTGCGACGACGTGGGAAATGTGGTCGAGGGGCGCAACGCCGCGACCGAGTCCAACCCCCTACCCGGcctgctggcggtgctggcctGGTCCGACGGGGCCAAGAGCGCGGCCTGGGAGCTGCGAAGCCTGCTCACGAGGCATTGGGTCGTCAGGTTcttcgtccatggcgtcgtcggcaagcaAAAGGCCAAGATCAAGTTTGCCCACATGATGTCCCtgttgctggcgctggcaacGGCCCTCGTCTACTtttcgacctcgtcgccgttgctgtCCAACATGCTCGGGTACGGCATGTGCTACGGCTCGTTCCTGGTTCTTTCGCCGACCGACTTTCTCATCGGGTCTCTGGTCCTCACTGGCCTGTTCTTTTACGACATTTACATGGTCTTCTTCAC GCCATACATGGTCACAGTCGCCACCAAGCTGGACGTGCCTATCAAGCTCACCTTCCAGGCTGTCACGAGGAAGAGCATCCTGGGTCTCGGCGACATCGTTATCCCCGGCATGGTCATCGGCTGGGCTTTGCGCCTTGACCTATGGATGTACTACCTGCGCAAGGTCAAGTACGAGTCGACGGATCTCAAAATCGTCGAAAAGGACGCCGTTTCGGGCGAGCTGGTGACGCGCAGCGAGACCAAGCACCGCGAGATCAAGCCGCGGTACGTCAACGTCAAGGCTTGGTGGGGGGAGAAGCTCTGGACGCGGGGCACCTTGTTCGTCACGGGAGCACGGCAGGTCCCGGCGGACCTAGCGGCGGTCAGCTTCCCAAAGACGTACTTTTACGCGTCCATGGTCGGGTACGCGCTGGGCATGATGGCGACCCTGGCCATGTTGATCGTCTTCAAGCAGGGCcagccggcgctgctgtACCTGGTCCCCGGCGTGCTAGGATCTCTGGTCGTcacggccctcgcgcgcggcgagatGAGGGACATGTGGACGTACACCGAGGACGGGACACTTGACACGGCGGACGTAGTCGTGgacctggacggcgagggcagggCCATCAAGCGGATCGGCAAGCTGGAgaacggcgtcgtcgacaccaccaaagaggacgccggcggcgacgccaaggacggcaagagcagcgacaaggccaaggatgGCAAGCCCTCCGACGCCACAGAAAGAGGCGGaaggggaaggaaggggcATCGGGTGTTTTTGCTGTCGGTCGACGCGCCGTCCGATGGGGAGTACGAGGATTAG
- a CDS encoding Carboxymethylenebutenolidase (EggNog:ENOG503P0BQ~COG:Q), which yields MSSMPATHGHNEACCNIPPVVSKGYKPKGSYEEIGGWKTYVTGPADANKAIVLIYDIFGYFDQTVQGADILAYGDDKQKYKVFIPDWFKGEPCPIECYPPDNEEKQKKLGNFFGTFPPPKIAGYMPDYVKALKEKNPSVSKYGILGMCWGGKVVALSIKADTNPFSVAASIHPAMVDPADAEGITIPMTLLASKEEPADTVKQFEDALKVPKHVETFSDQIHGWMGARGDLSDARVKEEYERGYKTVLNFFAKHF from the exons ATGTCGTCCATGCCAGCTACCCACGGCCATAACGAGGCCTGCTGCAATATCCCGCCCGTCGTGTCCAAGGGGTACAAGCCCAAGGGCTCGTACGAGGAGATTGGCGGCTGGAAGACGT ACGTTACCGGCCCTGCGGACGCCAACAAGGCCATTGTTCTCATCTACGACATTTTTGGCTACTTTGACCAGACAGTCCAGGGCGCCGACATTCTCGCctacggcgacgacaagcaAAAGTACAAGGTCTTCATCCCCGACTGGTTCAAGGGCGAGCCCTGCCCTATTGAGTG TTACCCTCCCGACAACGAggagaagcagaagaagctcgGCAACTTCTTTGGGACCTTCCCGCCTCCCAAGATTGCCGGCTACATGCCCGACTATGTCAAGGCGTTGAAGGAGAAGAACCCCTCTGTCTCCAAGTACGGCATCCTTGGT ATGTGCTGGGGCGGCAAGGTCGTGGCCCTGTCCATAAAGGCCGACACCAACCccttctccgtcgccgcgtccATCCACCCGGCCATGgtcgacccggccgacgccgagggtATCACCATCCCCATGACGCTGCTCGCCTCCAAAGAGGAACCCGCCGATACGGTTAAGCAGTTTGAGGACGCGCTCAAGGTGCCCAAGCACGTGGAGACTTTTTCGGACCAGATTCACGGCTGGATGGGCGCACGCGGCGACCTCAGCGACGCACGCGTCAAGGAGGAGTACGAGCGCGGCTATAAGACGGTCCTGAACTTCTTCGCCAAGCACTTTTAA
- a CDS encoding uncharacterized protein (EggNog:ENOG503PNQ6) — MADPSAPAAPDEEKSAEKPDEMRTQELDDGLRFQRATPAFITQHFENNAQMWAAPLSKEDYLQLQRQLAITDASVGDTAYWVLTHKDKPETVISSCTAYIRDAMINVGYGMQSVNAVVITDIFTIPEQRRKGMATKLLQKVQEKLDEREKRIEFSVIWSDNRPEFFEELGWKAQPANTLRIRLPKGAPIEMPPATDQLAYATGPRMANIVQRDIKMTKCRFTYIRDKKKIVAQLIPTHKLLRWHAVRTVTMKGLLTGGDAVAGDDGWLGASWVSDENRTQVWAWWVPDYRSRRLFIARFITVRLSGMEQGMKELLKVAAAAASSLGFREVVMWEPTEQVTKAASLVVDELPEGSKMFVEERTDMIPCLRWHGGKERVGGLIEPEFYGYA; from the exons aTGGCTGATCCTTCGGCCCCCGCTGCTccagacgaggagaagagTGCAGAGA AGCCCGACGAGATGCGCAcccaggagctcgacgacggcctcagGTTCCAGCGTGCCACACCGGCCTTCATCACCCAGCACTTCGAAAACAACGCCCAGATGtgggccgcgccgctcaGCAAGGAGGACTacctgcagctgcagcgccagctGGCCATCACCGATGCCAGCGTCGGCGACACGGCCTACTGGGTGCTCACCCACAAGGACAAGCCCGAGACGGTCATCTCGAGCTGCACCGCGTACATTCGTGATGCCATGATCAACGTGGGCTATGGCATGCAGTCAgtcaacgccgtcgtcatcaccgaCATCTTCACCATCCCTGAGCAGCGCCGCAAGGGCATGGCCACCAAGCTGCTGCAAAAGGTgcaggagaagctcgacgagcggGAGAAGCGCATCGAGTTCAGCGTCATCTGGAGCGACAACCGCCCCGAGTTCTTTGAGGAGCTCGGCTGGAAGGCGCAGCCCGCCAACACGCTGCGCATCCGCCTCCCCAAAGGTGCACCCATCGagatgccgcccgcgacggacCAGCTCGCGTACGCCACCGGCCCGCGCATGGCCAACATTGTCCAGCGCGACATCAAGATGACCAAATGCCGCTTCACGTACATAcgcgacaagaagaagatcGTCGCACAGCTGATCCCCACGCATAAGCTGCTGCGCTGGCACGCGGTGCGGACCGTCACCATGAAGGGCCTTctcaccggcggcgatgcggtggccggcgacgacggctggctgggcgccTCGTGGGTCAGCGATGAGAACCGCACGCAGGTGTGGGCTTGGTGGGTGCCCGACTAtcgctcccgccgcctcttTATCGCACGCTTCATCACGGTACGCCTCAGCGGCATGGAGCAGGGCATGAAGGAACTCCTCAaggtggccgccgccgcggcctcaTCGCTCGGCTTCCGCGAGGTGGTCATGTGGGAGCCCACGGAACAGGTCACCAAGGCCGCgtctctcgtcgtcgacgagctgcccgagggTTCCAAGATGTTTGTGGAGGAGCGCACCGATATGATTCCCTGCCTGCGCTGGCACGGCGGAAAGGAAcgagtcggcggcctcatTGAGCCCGAGTTTTACGGCTATGCCTAA
- a CDS encoding uncharacterized protein (COG:G~CAZy:GH16~EggNog:ENOG503NXXH~TransMembrane:1 (i190-210o)): MPWKDKLKQLKGDFDSLVSGGGQSHSQAPPPGQYYPQQQQHQHQQQAPGYGYGSGPGNAPPPSTGPPPVPPHPPQQGRPADQQNDQQPPPPVPPHPPAAGAAPNPVYWRPQFRPDVPVAAEWDAKLGNGPDGWGNQELEHYTAKPENAFHTPDGRLVIRALANSAASSSEQRYTSARLVSRQTLSRDRGVLTGFIVSPCAAGIWPAFWLLPREPFAWPTDGEIDIAETWNGDLENHTCLHWGQHHEPQKHRVLGTRIPDMHTRPVRYDFAWDQPGGQPGQGRMLWYIDGRPVMKAQVPPGTRPLRDMTILLNVAMGGNVCAGKTPANGYYDMVVCALWMADELEYGGWGRFEHDWGNPGTPEGNTY; the protein is encoded by the exons CAGGCCAATACtacccgcagcagcaacagcatcagcatcagcaacagGCACCGGGCTATGGCTACGGCTCTGGACCCGGTAATGCGCCGCCACCTTCGACcggtccgccgccggtcCCGCCTCACCCTCCGCAACAGGGGCGCCCGGCTGACCAGCAGAATGACcagcaaccgccgccgccggtcccgccgcatcctccggccgccggagccgccccCAACCCCGTCTACTGGCGCCCGCAGTTCCGACCAGacgtgcccgtcgccgccgagtggGACGCCAAGCTGGGCAACGGGCCCGACGGCTGGGGCAaccaggagctcgagcacTATACGGCCAAACCGGAAAATGCTTTTCA CACACCCGACGGCCGCCTGGTCATCCGCGCACTCGCCaactcggccgcctcgagctccgagCAGCGCTACACCTCAGCGCGCCTCGTTAGCCGACAGACACTCTCCCGCGACCGTGGCGTTCTTACGGGCTTCATCGTGAGCCCTTGCGCAGCCGGCATCTGGCCCGCCTtttggctgctgccgcgcgagCCCTTTGCCTGGCCCACCGACGGCGAGATCGACATTGCCGAGACGTGGAACGGCGACCTCGAGAACCACACCTGCCTGCACTGGGGCCAGCACCACGAGCCGCAGAAGCACCGTGTCCTCGGCACCCGCATCCCCGACATGCACACCCGCCCCGTGCGGTACGACTTTGCCTGGGATCAGCCCGGTGGCCAACCCGGCCAAGGCCGCATGCTGTGGTACATTGACGGCCGCCCTGTCATGAAGGCCCAGGTGCCGCCCGGCACGCGACCCTTGCGTGACATGACCATTCTGCTCAACGtcgccatgggcggcaaCGTGTGCGCCGGCAAGACGCCCGCCAACGGCTACTATGACATGGTTGTGTGCGCCTTGTGGATGGCGGATGAGCTTGAGTATGGAGGCTGGGGACGGTTCGAGCACGACTGGGGGAATCCGGGAACACCAGAGGGCAACACGTATTGA